A genomic window from Agrobacterium tumefaciens includes:
- a CDS encoding NAD(P)-binding domain-containing protein: MSVEKIHTLVVGAGQAGVAMSEHLGRNGIDHVVLEKGRIAERWRSMRWDSLVANGPAWHDRFPNMDFSGNPDAFIPKDEVADYFAAYARMNDAPVRCGVEVSRVERLEGRPGFRVETSGGVIEAGNVVAATGPFQKPNIPPLVPRESGLNQIHSSEYRNPAQLPDGAVLVVGAGSSGVQIAEELMRAGRKVYLSVGPHDRPPRAYRGRDFVWWLGVLGKWDAQAQAPGAEHVTIAVSGARGGETIDFRRLAAQGMVLVGMTGTYVQGKLTFSDDLARNLDRGDRNYLSLLDEADAFVTRNGLNLPQEPEARIPGPVVDCVTRPLQELDLVEAGVTTIVWATGFSSDYSWLKVGAFDEAGRPKHQRGVSAEKGIYFLGLPWLSGRGSSFIWGVWHDAKHVADHIAIQDTYMAYSPQG; encoded by the coding sequence ATGTCAGTCGAAAAAATCCACACGCTTGTCGTTGGGGCAGGGCAGGCCGGCGTCGCGATGAGCGAACACCTTGGCAGGAACGGCATAGATCATGTCGTGCTTGAAAAGGGGCGCATTGCCGAGCGCTGGCGTTCGATGCGCTGGGATTCGCTCGTTGCCAACGGTCCGGCCTGGCACGACCGTTTTCCGAATATGGACTTTTCCGGAAATCCCGATGCCTTCATACCAAAGGATGAAGTAGCCGATTATTTCGCTGCCTATGCCCGGATGAACGATGCGCCGGTGCGTTGCGGCGTCGAAGTCAGCCGTGTCGAGCGCCTTGAAGGCCGTCCGGGTTTTCGCGTCGAGACATCGGGCGGCGTGATCGAGGCAGGGAATGTCGTGGCGGCGACCGGGCCGTTCCAAAAGCCGAATATTCCGCCGCTGGTTCCGCGCGAAAGCGGTCTCAACCAGATACATTCCAGCGAATACCGCAATCCCGCCCAGCTCCCTGATGGAGCGGTGCTGGTGGTCGGTGCCGGTTCTTCCGGCGTGCAGATTGCCGAAGAGCTGATGCGGGCCGGGCGCAAGGTCTATTTGTCCGTCGGTCCCCATGATCGCCCGCCGCGCGCCTATCGCGGCCGCGATTTCGTCTGGTGGCTCGGCGTTCTCGGCAAATGGGATGCGCAGGCGCAGGCGCCCGGTGCCGAACACGTCACCATTGCAGTGAGCGGCGCACGCGGCGGCGAAACCATCGATTTTCGCCGTCTTGCCGCACAGGGCATGGTGTTGGTCGGCATGACCGGCACCTATGTACAGGGCAAGCTGACCTTCAGCGACGATCTTGCCCGCAATCTCGACCGGGGTGACCGGAACTACCTCTCGCTGCTGGATGAAGCGGACGCCTTTGTCACACGCAACGGTCTCAATCTGCCGCAGGAGCCGGAGGCGCGCATTCCTGGTCCCGTCGTCGACTGTGTCACCCGCCCGTTGCAGGAGCTCGATCTCGTGGAGGCCGGGGTGACGACAATCGTCTGGGCCACCGGCTTCAGCTCCGACTACAGCTGGCTGAAGGTGGGCGCTTTCGACGAGGCGGGCCGACCAAAGCATCAGCGCGGCGTTTCGGCCGAAAAGGGCATCTATTTTCTCGGCCTGCCATGGCTTTCGGGGCGAGGCTCCAGCTTTATCTGGGGTGTCTGGCACGACGCCAAGCATGTCGCCGATCATATCGCCATTCAGGACACCTACATGGCGTATTCGCCGCAAGGCTGA
- a CDS encoding RidA family protein, with translation MAHTRIRKFNTKETYPEQRLDNDLCQAVVARGTVIFLRGQCPQDLDTAKNIDSHDPVTQTHKVMQNIRQLVEESGGKMEHVTKLVVYLTDVRHREAVYRTMGEYIKGVYPVCTGLVVVALARPEWLVEIDATAVIPD, from the coding sequence ATGGCACATACCCGTATTCGCAAGTTCAATACGAAGGAAACCTACCCCGAGCAACGGCTCGACAACGATCTCTGCCAGGCGGTGGTCGCACGCGGTACGGTGATTTTCCTGCGCGGCCAGTGCCCGCAGGATCTCGATACGGCAAAGAATATCGATAGCCACGATCCGGTAACACAGACCCACAAGGTCATGCAGAATATTCGCCAGCTGGTCGAAGAGTCCGGTGGAAAGATGGAGCATGTGACCAAGCTCGTCGTCTATCTGACCGACGTGCGCCACCGCGAGGCGGTCTACCGGACCATGGGCGAATATATAAAGGGCGTCTACCCGGTCTGCACGGGCCTCGTCGTCGTGGCGCTTGCGCGACCCGAATGGCTTGTCGAGATCGACGCCACCGCAGTCATTCCCGATTGA
- a CDS encoding DUF1028 domain-containing protein — MTFSIVARCADTGQFGVAISSSSPAVAARCAWAEAGVGAVATQNVTNPALGNLMLRRLAQGADAAEAVSGARDHDAFPDHRQLLAIDANGNAAIHSGTKALGIWTSASGKDCAAGGNLLANDGIPAAMVRAFEVSEGSLGDRLVAALKAAVENGGEAGPVHSAGLLIVDRESWPYAELRIDWLDDACPVEAVAHAWEIYKPQADAYVTRALNPADAPSYGVPGDE; from the coding sequence ATGACTTTTTCCATCGTTGCGCGTTGCGCCGATACCGGCCAGTTCGGGGTTGCCATCTCCTCGTCGTCTCCTGCCGTCGCTGCGCGGTGCGCCTGGGCCGAAGCCGGGGTAGGCGCGGTTGCGACACAAAACGTCACCAATCCCGCGCTTGGAAATTTGATGCTGCGACGGCTGGCGCAAGGGGCGGATGCCGCCGAGGCGGTCTCCGGCGCGCGCGATCATGACGCATTTCCGGACCATCGCCAGCTTCTCGCGATAGACGCGAATGGAAATGCAGCAATTCATTCCGGTACGAAGGCCCTGGGAATATGGACATCCGCCTCAGGCAAGGATTGCGCGGCCGGCGGAAATCTGCTCGCAAATGATGGAATTCCGGCGGCGATGGTCCGGGCGTTTGAAGTTTCCGAAGGGTCCCTCGGCGACAGGCTAGTCGCCGCTCTTAAAGCCGCTGTCGAAAATGGCGGCGAGGCAGGTCCGGTTCATTCAGCCGGATTGCTGATTGTCGACCGCGAGAGTTGGCCCTATGCGGAACTGCGCATCGACTGGCTTGACGATGCATGCCCGGTCGAGGCGGTCGCCCATGCCTGGGAAATATACAAGCCGCAGGCAGATGCTTATGTGACGCGGGCGCTCAACCCAGCGGATGCCCCGTCCTATGGTGTGCCCGGAGACGAGTAG
- a CDS encoding ABC transporter ATP-binding protein, with translation MSKAAAIDIASVSKIYGTTTAVHAISLKIPAGSYCCLLGPSGCGKTSTLRMIAGHESISSGDVRLGNVVVTDLPPARRGTAMMFQSYALFPHLDLVDNVAFSLKMKGVDRETRRAKALDMLRLMQLEPYASRRPAQLSGGQQQRVALARALITDPEALLLDEPLSALDPFLKIRMRAELKKLQTSLGITFVHVTHSQEEAMALADVIVVMNDGRIEQAATPREVFERPATAFVARFMGDHNVISGRFKQKTGDLVMLEVAGGGTFTANGTAPDDGAVDIAIRTDRVRVGEADQPGFGFTGIVSNVEYRGASVKIAVSGAGIEDFNVILSDAAFFEKPVRTGDAIPLSWNAADAIVLGRVEK, from the coding sequence ATGAGCAAAGCCGCAGCAATCGACATCGCGTCCGTATCCAAGATTTACGGCACCACCACCGCCGTGCATGCGATAAGCCTCAAGATTCCGGCGGGAAGCTATTGCTGCCTGCTTGGCCCGTCGGGCTGCGGAAAAACCTCGACGCTGCGAATGATTGCCGGCCATGAAAGCATTTCCAGCGGTGATGTCCGGCTGGGCAATGTGGTGGTCACCGATCTGCCGCCCGCCCGGCGCGGCACGGCGATGATGTTCCAGTCCTATGCGCTGTTTCCGCATCTCGATCTCGTCGACAATGTCGCCTTCAGCCTCAAGATGAAGGGGGTGGACAGGGAGACGCGCCGCGCCAAGGCGCTCGATATGCTGCGGCTGATGCAGCTTGAACCCTATGCCAGCCGACGTCCGGCCCAGCTTTCCGGCGGGCAGCAGCAGCGCGTGGCGCTGGCGCGCGCGCTCATCACCGATCCCGAGGCGCTGCTGCTGGATGAGCCGCTGTCGGCGCTCGATCCTTTCCTCAAAATCCGCATGCGTGCCGAGTTGAAGAAACTGCAGACCTCGCTTGGCATCACCTTCGTCCACGTCACGCACAGCCAGGAAGAGGCCATGGCGCTGGCCGATGTCATCGTCGTCATGAATGATGGCCGTATCGAGCAGGCGGCGACACCACGCGAGGTGTTCGAGCGCCCGGCCACCGCTTTCGTTGCCCGTTTCATGGGCGACCACAATGTCATTTCCGGGCGTTTCAAACAAAAGACCGGCGATCTCGTCATGCTGGAAGTGGCGGGTGGAGGCACCTTCACGGCCAACGGCACCGCTCCCGATGACGGCGCGGTGGATATCGCCATCCGTACCGACCGCGTGCGCGTGGGGGAGGCGGATCAGCCGGGCTTCGGTTTTACCGGCATTGTCTCGAATGTCGAATATCGCGGCGCGAGCGTGAAGATCGCCGTCAGCGGCGCGGGTATCGAGGATTTCAACGTCATCCTCAGCGATGCCGCCTTTTTTGAAAAGCCGGTCAGGACCGGCGACGCCATACCGCTTTCATGGAATGCGGCCGATGCCATCGTGCTCGGCCGGGTAGAGAAGTGA
- a CDS encoding extracellular solute-binding protein, producing MTDTSKIKTGLSRRGLLKAGAAATGAAIGSGLITGFPTIWAQNPITIRQFGTGVSNLNAIAEKCKADLGITLEMTATDSDAAAQRAVTQPNSYDIADIEYWILKKVYPAGVIQPMEIKKLKYYDKIVPLFKNGKLKPDSVVAQGTAPHTVGFVEKPGDKKFAKGETDYFTMVPTIYNADTLGIRPDLVGRDISSWADIMDPKFKGKTSILNIPSIGIMDAAMIMEALGNIKYADKGNMTKEEIDKTIDFLIKAKKDGQFRAFWKSFDESVNLMASGEVIIQSMWSPAVAAVRSKGIACKYQPLKEGYRSWGGGLGLAKHLSGAKLDAAYEYINWYTSGWVGAYLNRQGYYSAAMETAKEHMSADEWGYWVEGKPAQGDIIAPDGKVMEKAGAVRDGGSFEERMGKVACWNSVMDEDRYMVRRWNEFIAA from the coding sequence ATGACCGATACCTCCAAGATCAAAACAGGCCTTTCCCGCCGCGGCCTTCTCAAGGCCGGTGCGGCGGCGACGGGTGCGGCGATCGGCTCCGGCCTCATCACCGGCTTCCCGACCATCTGGGCGCAGAACCCGATCACCATCCGCCAGTTCGGCACCGGCGTGTCGAACCTCAATGCCATTGCCGAAAAGTGCAAGGCCGATCTCGGTATCACGCTCGAAATGACGGCGACGGATTCCGACGCTGCCGCCCAGCGTGCGGTGACCCAGCCGAATTCCTATGACATCGCCGACATCGAATACTGGATCCTGAAGAAGGTCTATCCGGCGGGCGTCATCCAGCCGATGGAAATCAAGAAGCTGAAATATTACGACAAGATCGTGCCGCTGTTCAAAAACGGCAAGCTGAAGCCGGACAGCGTCGTGGCGCAGGGCACGGCCCCGCACACGGTCGGTTTCGTCGAAAAGCCCGGCGACAAGAAGTTCGCCAAGGGCGAGACCGATTATTTCACCATGGTCCCGACCATCTACAATGCCGATACGCTTGGCATCCGCCCCGATCTCGTCGGCCGCGATATCTCCAGCTGGGCCGATATCATGGACCCGAAGTTCAAGGGCAAGACCTCGATCCTCAACATTCCCTCCATCGGCATCATGGATGCGGCGATGATCATGGAAGCCCTGGGCAACATCAAATATGCCGACAAGGGCAACATGACCAAGGAAGAGATCGACAAGACAATCGACTTCCTCATCAAGGCGAAAAAAGACGGCCAGTTCCGCGCCTTCTGGAAGAGCTTCGATGAAAGCGTCAACCTCATGGCCTCGGGTGAAGTCATCATCCAGTCCATGTGGTCGCCGGCCGTCGCCGCCGTTCGCTCCAAGGGCATCGCCTGCAAATATCAGCCGCTGAAGGAAGGTTATCGCTCCTGGGGTGGCGGTCTTGGCCTTGCCAAGCACCTCTCCGGCGCCAAGCTCGATGCGGCTTACGAATATATCAACTGGTACACCTCCGGCTGGGTCGGCGCTTACCTCAACCGCCAGGGCTACTACTCTGCCGCCATGGAAACGGCGAAGGAACATATGTCCGCCGACGAGTGGGGTTACTGGGTCGAAGGCAAGCCGGCGCAGGGCGATATCATCGCGCCCGACGGCAAGGTCATGGAAAAGGCCGGTGCGGTGCGCGATGGCGGCTCCTTCGAGGAGCGCATGGGCAAGGTCGCATGCTGGAACTCCGTCATGGACGAGGACCGCTACATGGTTCGTCGCTGGAACGAATTCATCGCGGCCTGA